Below is a genomic region from Trichoderma asperellum chromosome 2, complete sequence.
ATAGATTTGGTGTGTACCTCATATCGAGGTGATGAGGGGTTGCGGACATTGGAAGAGGAATGTAAAGGTGGAAAAGCCATGGGATTCAATGGGAAACAATGTATACATCCTGGACAGCTCGAAACTGTCCAAAGATTGTTCGCCCCCGATATGAAGGATGTAGAGTGGGCTGTTCGTATCACTATTGCTGACGAAAAGGCAGCGGCCGCTGGGCGCGGTGCGTGGACTCTGGACGGGAAAATGATTGATGCTCCAGTGGTGGGGAAGGCCCATGCAATAACCGCCAAAGCAGAACATTGCGGCATTGATGTTCAAGATCTAAGAGCCAGGTGGAAAGATCAAGAGCCAGAGTAGTAATACCCTATGTTAACAGCGCTTGCAAATACATAAAACAAGGCCGTTAGACTGAAGAATGATCTTCGGAAGTGATTAGCACCACATCATATGATTTGGCCGCCAGAAGAATGTAGATTCTGACTCGTCTGGACTCTCTTCAGGATAAGATGACCTTGGGTAACTCCCGGAAAATGGATGCGCACCCTCATGGGATTGGTCTCGTCGAGGGAGATCATCATTGTATTCAATTCTGCGCAGACACTTCATTGGGCGTCTTCCATTATCGAAAATATTTGCTTCGGATAAAGGCAAAGCCTTGTCAATACAAGGCGCAGATAGTTCACTCTCTCCTAGTATTTCACGTTCCATTCTTTCAATGTACTCTTTGAGTGTTTCACCTGGTATGTCGTCAACTATCTTCGATGACTTTCGAGAAATGGTATTTAATTCTTGGAAAGCCTCCTGGTGTGGTTGGTAGATTTGTTTAGCCACCATGGGTTTCGCAGGCCAGTCGATACTATAGGTATCCCTAGACTGCGTGTTGATGATTTTAGAGGCATCCAAGTGATCAAAAGATGTCAAGTCCTTGCTTAGGTGTGGATGTAAAGCGGGTGGCGGGTAACGGCCGCTGGTATCAATAAAGTACGGTATCGGAGGGACGTTATCGCGAGTATGAGTAACATCTTCGACTCTTGATTCCTTGAAGCTGAAGCGCTCGGAAACGTTTGGAAGATGTGAAGGGTACTCACAAGCTCGATTGTCTATGCTTGTTTGCTCTGGCCGACATTTTCCGCCTACTTCAGGGGCTGATGTTTCAAAGTATGCACTGGACATGTGTATTTCTGCTCTAGAGTTGGAGgactctcttctccttggtcGGAGCTGATGGTCGGCACTAACCGTACCATATGACATATTTTCTGCAGCCCGCTGGTGCATCCAGGGGCTCACCATTATTCCTTTGTCTTCGTATTTAGGAGGTTCAACAGTTTCATGACAATGGGGCTTGTGATCTTCACAGCTTATGACTGcagtaagttctttttctgtgGTAGGTCTCCCCCGAGCTTCCGGTGTAAGATTTCGGCATGAATTGACAGCCGTTGGATGACTGCGAATCGACAGGCTTCGTGGCGTATGACTGCCACGCGGTAGTAGTCGCCCGGCACTGTCTCCATTGATGCGCTGCGTACAAGCACCACTAGAAACAATCGTGCGGTTAGGGGGACTGGCAGATTTCGGAGGTGGATAGTCTGCTATTAGTCGTTTCAGCGCATCAGCGAAAATCTTAATCTCGTCCTGACggcttttccccctttcccGTTGTTTTGGTTCTGGCTTCGACGGGTGCCCCTTTTCGCATGTTTCGACATTTTCGTGATTCAAAGGTATATCGTTGAACGCCAAATCGGCTACTATTGAGATGTTAAAACCAGAGCCTGTCCAGATTGCATGGGATATACGCACATGAGGTCGAGCTACGCCCATTGACGAACAAGCCTGGAGTAAACTTTTGATCCAACTTTTGAATGTTAGGTATTCTCCTAGTAGCCAATATCAAGAGATAAAATGGAAGTGTACCGTTATTTTCTCACTTGCATTCGCAATCGCGCGGGAACTGAAATTGGCCATTACCTCTCGGCTAGATCGCAATCTCCCCTTCTTTGTTACGCGAGTCGAaggtttctttctttgccccCCTTCCATTCGTTCAGCCTTTGATTTTACGGTGTCGTAGCGATCTCGTCGAGTTTTCCGTCGGGGTTGCTTTTCGAAAACAGTGTTCCTAGTTAATGAAGTCTCTGATGTCGTTGACTTTGGCTGTATGGGATGgcgatctctctctctattatcCAAGTTCTGACCATGGTCGCTGTTTGGGGCTGATTGGCGATActgatgatggcatttctGATCGGGCAGAGACGACTGTGATGGGCTGCCCTGGATGAAAATATCCGATGGTTGGTATCGTCCAGTGTCGCAGTTCGACTGAATACGAACAGTCGTGAGTCCATTAGGATGCCACGAAAGATTCGTGGAATCAATAGGACGTTTTTGCTGTGGAATATCTTGAGGAGGATCGTTATGGCATGCCTGCATGTGATGTAACCAGGAAGGGATAAAGTCGGCCAGTGAGGAGAGGCATCCGTCATTGGCAACAGGCGATGGAACAGCTGAATAACCACTCTGGTCTGGGTGGTAGGTCGTACTCCTGTTGGTAGAACCACGATGCCTATGACGCGTCATGCTGATGCCAGGTGGCAGCCGACTGGAAACGATTTGGTAGGTAGAAAGAATCAAAGCAAGCTGCGAGCACGATGAAAGAAAGGATTCGGTACGGAACCAAGTGCTTTGTTATCAAATCCATGGAAGCATTTACAATTCTGGTTCTAGCTGGAATAATAAATGTGTCTCCCCCCCGAGTTTATACTGCAAGAGGCATGCTTCCTACAAACCTGCCAGAGGAAACTGATACTCACGCAGCAGGAAGCAGGAAGCAGCTATCACAGCATACATGTCACGTAAGCAGCTGCCATCTTCCATCAGGCgattttttctctcgttcCTTTGGGAGGTTGCAAAGTCGCCATGGCCACAATGGACTCGGCGCCCTGAGGCATATTCTCCGGCCACTGAGAACTGGTTGGGAGACATTCATCGACGGCTTGCAGTCCTCGCAATATCCTAGGATTGCTGTGGCGCTGCCTAAAGCAGCAAGGTTGTGCCATGCACAGATTTGCTGTCCCATAGGCTCTGGGCATATAAAAGAGGACCCtctaaattaattaacttgCGTGCGGCTTGCCCCAAAGTAGCTGGGTGGATAGTATCCTCCCCCGCTCTGAAATGCTACCAGGCCCATGATTGGCAGCGACTAGCCAAGAAATCCAAGATGCTGTAGTACACGGACGGCCTTGCCAGATATCATCATCCATGGATATTACTTGTACATACGCGCAGGTATGGCGATAGTGCTAGTAAAGCGCAGTGGCAAGGTAGGTGCTGGAGATGGGCTAGTATCTTATGCGAAGAATACCAGCCTCGGAAGCTGACGCGGGCTTGCTGCTTACAGGCAGTGGTGGCTCGGATCAAATCACAAAAGCAGCAAGGACGACGTCCCGTTCCCCTATACAGTACGCAAACAATCTTTATGCTGCCATGCTAGTACCAGGTAGGCGGATCTTTGATACAACCGTTATGAGGTGTGGTAGTACTAagactactagtactactcTGCTGGTACGAAGCTTGGAGGCAGCGGCTAATTGCTAGACACAGGGAATGGCTATGCCAAGATAGGGAGTGCCGGTATGTAGGGTTGCGAATGAGTCTGGGAATGCTCCCTGAGCGATCTTCAGCTAGTAGCTCTCTGACGCGCACTGAGATCTGAATGCCTGATTACCAACCGAAACACGAAGCCGTATGAAGCATATGACCCGCCTTGTAGGCTCGATGGGGTCGAATCCGACTTTCGGGTCAGtggacttttttttggagTGGAGCCGAGGAAAAGCGCGCGCAAGATCCTGGATTGCCAAAGCCCGGATGCCGTTGTACTGTATACGACCATGGACCAGCATCTAGGCCATTTCCCAAGCCCGGCGGACGGATAAATTATCCAATGCAAGGGAATGCCAGCAAGGCGGCTTACCAATGGCACGAAGCATACGAAGTACGACGAGCAATTGGGCAAGAATGCATGGCGCCCTATCAAGAAGCCAATGCCGGCCAGGCACCGGGAGTGGACTGGGAAGGCTGTGCTTTGCTCTAGCCAGCTGAAGAGCAAATCAAAGGGACTCTAGCACTCACAAGCCAGAGATCTGGGCAGGCTGCTTGCCCACTTCTCGCCACCCCATTGGGTACGACTGGGAGGATTAGATCAGGGGTTCACAGACGACAGACCGGTTGACGTGGATCCCTCTTGCACCTAGCGGCTAGCTTACGGTCAGGCTGGCTTTGGGGGCTGTTCCTGAGCCTTTTGCGACCGGGGGTCCCAGCACGGCTCAAAAACAAGTTATCGGCATCTCAGTGGAACTAGCAAGGTGCTTCACCTATGGTGAGCTGGACTTCTGTCGATTGTGCCTGCATCTGAGAGAGCAGAAAATCTATCATAGTGTCGTTGAACTGTAGCTGTTCTCGTACTCTGCGGGAAGCCAAGAAGTGCCGACTTAGCCAAGAGTTAAGAGCTGAGAAAGGGTTGCTTTGTATCATGCATGCCCCTTTGATAAACACCCACCCAACAGACCTTGGTTTCTGTGATAGAGACATAGCACTAGGACATTGTAGCCATCTTGTCTTTGACATAGGAGCAAGGACTCAGAATACCACATAAACGGATAAATGAAAAGAGTAAGCTGCGGACGCAAAGTCGTACAGTCTTGATTTAGCCTTGATTTGCTGCTACAGGGACCAAGCCCTTCCTACAATATCATATGCTCGTACAAGTACAACATCTTCACCATACTTGTAGTAGCTCAACCCTGGCACCGCTTGTTCCTAATCCAAGCCCCGGTCACgccatctcatcttcatAGCGTACTGTATTATGGATACTCGGTCGGTACAGCAGATGGGATTTTCACGGAGAATTTTCAAAGTACGGAGAATTCGGCCTCTTGAGATCGCACCCCAAAAGGCTCTTTGTATGTGATAGAATCAGTACAGGCCTTCCATAGTGTCCATAGTGCCTAAAGATGGAACGACGAGGGATGCCACACCAACGGCTGTTCAGCAGCAGGTTGTACAGCTGGGGTCTGCATTGACCTCCCTGGTGCAATTGCTAGCATGCACTCTCCATCCGAGGTGCATTCCAGGTCTTCATGGCAGCAGTGGTGATCATTGACATGGCCCCGGTGCTGCCACCAACCGATGAGCAGACGCATGAGTCCAAGGTCATGCGAATCCTCTTGATATAGGCGCAATGGCAATAGTCGTTCGTCCGGGGCCCCTTCTGGCTCTTATTGAGCCGGCTACGTCATTATTAGCCTGACTGTATTTTCCGCTACGAGGCGGTCACCTGCTGCTCTGCCCCATGCGTGGTGGTACTCTGAGGTAGCTGccaagtagcagtagcagcatttGCAGGAGAAGGTGCGTCTGATAACGCCAGCTGCCAGCGTTTGGCGAGCGAGTACCGAGCACATGTACTTGGTGCTTGTACCGCAGAGCATAGCACAGACTTGGGCAGCTTGTAGCAAGAGCCACGGCCCTCGTTCTCgatcctctttttcttcctttcacAAACCTCATTCCAGCTCTTTTTGCCGTTGCGACAACGCCTTCAGCCTCAAGGTTCTGCGCGCTCCGTCGTCCGCCTGTCTGCTCGAGGCCCGCCGTGATACCCGATAAGCATCCGCACCCAGCGAGGCACCCTCAGAACACACTATCCCACTATCCGACGCGCCGCGGCCATCTTGCCAGCATAGTCCAGCTTCCAGACTGGACCTGGGGCATTTTAATTAGCGCATAGCTTAGGACAGCCGCCGCAGCTCGGCGTCGATCGCTGAAAGGGCGAGATCAGCAAGCCACAACCTCGTTGTGTGGCCTTCTTGTTAGGCCTGGACAAGCCGTTCGAGCAGGACGAATCAGCAACCAGTCTGCTACGGTAGGTAAGGCCGCGCAGTAGTCTGCATTTTTCCTGTCCCTCGCTGCAGTATCGCATGGTACGCCATTGGCGTGGCTGTCCTCCTTGTTCTATCTCAGTCACCGTCACCGTcacttctccctctctctcttacctTCTCTCTCCCTGTCCTTTGTCCGTCTTGCCCTCTCACTGCACCCGTGGCTCGAGCTTGGCACTGCCATCATCTGGAGGGCTGGCTTTTGAGGATACTCCCATCAATTTGACATCCCAGCACAAATCAACTGCTTCTGGAACTGGGCAATAGCCTTTTCTGTCTATCCAGGCTCTCTCTACTCGTACGTTGCTGCCAGCCCATGTCGACCAGACCCCCTTGACGTTGAAGCATGCCATCCTATACCTGCTTCTGGCCGGGCTAGCGGGGTGTCCTGGAAAGCCACAAACCACAGATTGCTTGCACAGTAACACTCCATAGTATCCAAGGCCAGACGACACTATGCGATGCTTGCTTGGACGTTGACAGCGCCGCCACCAAGTGGTGGCTTTTGCGCGCCATATGCAGCTTAGAGGACTTTACACTGCCCAAGCCTATGATTCTCCCCAGGCCATCTGCTATCACCTGTTGAGACTAGTTCTTGCAATCTTCCCCCTCCCCTACCGAGCCAACTATACATCCCGATTCTGCACCCCGCCTGACAATATTAGAACATTCGGTCAGGGTATCGCAACTCAGGACAAGGACTGTCACATCCACCAGCATCAGAAAAATCAAGACCCCGTGCATCTCGAAATGTCGAAGCTTTTCATTGGGTAAGTTCTCCGGTTCGCGATGTTGTTGCACTCACTCGCACGTCATGGAGACGATTGGACATGCTCCTGACTGACAGTTAAAGCGGCCTGGCATGGCACACCGAAGAGGCCACTCTGCGCCAAAAGTTTGAGGAGTTTGGCGCTGTTGAGGAAGCGGTAAGCTTGCCTTTCGTTCATCAAATAACGCCCCCGGGCACAACCCAACTCgtttgattgattgatttgaTTCGCCTGGCCTGGATTTTGATTCATTAATGCCAATGGCGTGGATTATTTCAACCAACCGATGCCAACCCCCTATCTGCGGCAACTCGTGCATGGAGTGTTTTCTAATCTGGATTTGTCAAGGTTGTTGTGAAGGATCGAGATACCGGCCGCAGCcgtggctttggctttgtgCGATACGTGCAAGAAGCTGATGCCCAAGCTGCTATTGACGCTATGAACAATGTCGAGTATGGattctggcttcttctttttgccttgtcTCGCAAATCCTTTGTGGGTTGAGTTTATTTTCTGGCAGAAGAGTTCTGATCCTTTTGCTAGGTTTGACGGGCGAACCATTCGTGTTGATAGGGCATCCGATAATGGCCCtcgaggcggaggaggcttTGCCAATCGTGGCGATGGCCGGTCCTACGGAGGCCGAGGTGGCTACGGAGCACCGGCAGGAGGATACGGAGGAGCACCTGGCTATGGCGCTCCAAACATGTATCAGCAGGCCCCGTACGGTCGTGGCTACCCACAGCCGCAGCCTGGATATGGCATGCCTCCGCAAGGTATTTCAAAATCAGACTGATGCGATTGTCGTTGCGTGGTTGTTCATGTTGGAAACCTGCTAACCCTTGGCACTAGGCTACGGCGTCCCAGCACCGTATGGTGGCTACCAGAATGCTCCCCAGCAGCCACCGCAACCTCCTCAGCAAGGAGGCGGAGCCTATTAAACAGGTCCTATAAAGCCGCCGCAGATTCTCATCCAAAGTCCTCCCATTTTCCCACAGAGAGAGGTTTAGAGCCCTTCTAGAGCCGTGTTATCGAAGAATAAAGACCTAGGCGTGTTCTTTTGGTTTCGCGAGCGGCATCTTTTAGAACTCCGAAGATGGAACATCTATGAGCGTTCAAGATATACCCCGgatttgtttttctttcgaTATATGGATGAGCTGTTCggctttttattaagatTGCTCGACGAGAAGCTATTTGGAGAGGgaggatttcttttttcatttttttttcactgcCGATATTTTACTTGTCCCATCTTGTTCTTTTGgaatccaaaaaaaagaaaggggagggGTTCCTGCACCATCGTTTGTGGGAGGGACTTGGCCGGGCGGGATCACGGACTAAGACAAGGGAGGGATTTCTGGTAGGGATATCTGGGGGGATATTGGAACCATGTGTGTGGGCCGCCTTTCTAAAGAAGGCTAACTATAATATTGGCGACGTTAATGACGGGCTATGATTAATATCTAAGCCGGCCAGTGTGACTGATGGGGCGGCAATTTCTATCATTAGGGGTCTGAGAGGAAAAAAGCATTTGCGTTCAATGCGACTCGTTGAAGTTTTCGTCCTTGTCTTTCTGTGTCTTGCTTACGCAACAGCTTTCTCGAACTCCTCCGCTTCTTGTGTGCTGCCCTCTTGTTTGAAATTGGAGATGGGGTCTAGACCTTGAGGAGCTTTCATCGATCCATTGGCAGCGAGTTCAAGAGCCCTCACACGACGCGCAAGATCGCTAACGTGGACATCTTCACTCTCCGGACATAGTTCAGCTAGAGCTGTATCGAGGCCGAAGAGGTAGTCCTTGTTCAGCCCACTGGGGCCGCGACTACGCAAGATGTGCTCCGCTAGCTTCTGGGGGTCTTGAGGGCCGACAAACTGCTCATTATCCGGAGTGCCAATGTAGACAAGCGTCCGGATGGGCGAGGAGCCATCGGCGGGATAGAATGGCGTATAGTGGATGGAATAGCCGTTGATTTCTCGAATATCAAGATACTCCTTGACTTCTGCGACGTGGTCGGCTTCGATTCGGTAGGCTACACCCCATACCTTGTCGGGAGCAGAATCGTGGTGATCGGTGAGTTGTTCCCAGTGAGACCGTTCGATGAGAGTAACTACTCGTCCGGGAGCTTCTGGAGTCCCTCGATGGTCCTCACTAATGTGGCATTTGGGTTAGCATTGGAGACGAGCCCTTTGGACACGATTACTCTCGCAAGAGGTGTTTGGGTGCTGTCATACCTGGCCTATTTTATGGTTAACTATGAGCAGCATTAAGGGAAGAGAGATAAGTGGGTGATGGAGTGATGGGGTGATGAAGTGATATCGTTGCTAGACTGTTCAAGTACACATACCTGCCAAAAACGCCTAACAT
It encodes:
- a CDS encoding uncharacterized protein (EggNog:ENOG41) produces the protein MRGGSLYSTFGQGIATQDKDCHIHQHQKNQDPVHLEMSKLFIGGLAWHTEEATLRQKFEEFGAVEEAVVVKDRDTGRSRGFGFVRYVQEADAQAAIDAMNNVEFDGRTIRVDRASDNGPRGGGGFANRGDGRSYGGRGGYGAPAGGYGGAPGYGAPNMYQQAPYGRGYPQPQPGYGMPPQGYGVPAPYGGYQNAPQQPPQPPQQGGGAY
- a CDS encoding uncharacterized protein (EggNog:ENOG41) translates to MTRHRHRGSTNRSTTYHPDQSGYSAVPSPVANDGCLSSLADFIPSWLHHMQACHNDPPQDIPQQKRPIDSTNLSWHPNGLTTVRIQSNCDTGRYQPSDIFIQGSPSQSSLPDQKCHHQYRQSAPNSDHGQNLDNRERDRHPIQPKSTTSETSLTRNTVFEKQPRRKTRRDRYDTVKSKAERMEGGQRKKPSTRVTKKGRLRSSREVMANFSSRAIANASEKITLDQKFTPGLFVNGRSSTSLADLAFNDIPLNHENVETCEKGHPSKPEPKQRERGKSRQDEIKIFADALKRLIADYPPPKSASPPNRTIVSSGACTQRINGDSAGRLLPRGSHTPRSLSIRSHPTAVNSCRNLTPEARGRPTTEKELTAVISCEDHKPHCHETVEPPKYEDKGIMVSPWMHQRAAENMSYGTVSADHQLRPRRRESSNSRAEIHMSSAYFETSAPEVGGKCRPEQTSIDNRACEYPSHLPNVSERFSFKESRVEDVTHTRDNVPPIPYFIDTSGRYPPPALHPHLSKDLTSFDHLDASKIINTQSRDTYSIDWPAKPMVAKQIYQPHQEAFQELNTISRKSSKIVDDIPGETLKEYIERMEREILGESELSAPCIDKALPLSEANIFDNGRRPMKCLRRIEYNDDLPRRDQSHEGAHPFSGSYPRSSYPEESPDESESTFFWRPNHMMWC